Below is a genomic region from Henckelia pumila isolate YLH828 chromosome 3, ASM3356847v2, whole genome shotgun sequence.
TGATCGTTATGGGTAGTTTGGAAGTGAAGGAAGGTGTATAGCATATTGGACAGAGCACATTAAAAATTTTGACCTCATTTCCCATTGAAAAATAACTCCGTAAACATCATGCTACGTGCATTTGTCGTTGTTACAAGAATTCAGCGGCATTTAGGTAGTTTGGCATGAAAGCAGACAACCACAGTAGCAATAATAGCATTCAAAACGGAGATCAGATTCGAATTTTCACTCAAACAAGCAAAAGGTCCCAGTGAAACACAACAGGAGAACATCTTTTCGAACACAACATAGTATATTTTAGCACCGGGTTTCACACATCAAACGTTCTTGTATCACCAACATTTCAGGAGAACACTTCATGCTATGGCAGCAGCATAAGCCACAGGATCACAAAATCTTCATCTGTGAAAGGTGAAAATTAGCTCATCAGTAACCCACGAGCTACTGAAGATTCGAAACACACATTCTCAGAACATTGCATATAAGATGAGCTGCAAAATTACCCGTGTCAGTGACCTCCGGCACCTCGGCGGTCATATGGCCCAGCACGGTCACGACCGTATCGATCACTCCCTCCATGACCTCCATTATCCCTATTGCGGCTACTAAAGCGATCTCCATTGCGATCAGGACCATAACGACTACCACCTCGGCTACCACCACTGCCACCATATCGATCATCCCTGCCCCCATATCTACCTCCACTAGTCCCATCACTAGGACACTCCCTGGCAAAGTGCCCAGGCTTTCCACACTTAAAGCACTCTCCtcctccaccaccaccaccaccaccaccaccacgccCTCTTCCAAATTCTCGTCCTCGATCATGATCACGACCTCGATTACGGTCACGTGAGCGATTGTCATCGTAATCTCTTCCTGACCCTTGGTTAGAAGAAGATCTATCAACAGTTATATTTCGACCATCCAAATCAATACCATTCATGGCTTCAATGGCCTTTTCCAGAGCTTGCTTTTCATCAAAAGTGACAAATCCAAAACCACGGGAGCGACCAGTGTCCTTATCAATAACCACCTATATAGTTAAAAAATGGGCTACTCATGATAAGAAGCCTGTTTTTGTCCTCTTTGAACAAAGAAATCAATTTATGATCCCATCGAGACATTAGATTTCATTGATAAACAAAATGGGCAGGTATCTTGCAGCGGTTCTTGCTAACTGGCACCAAAACTACccaaaaaataacacaaaaaaccCAGTGAAGATATAGTTTTTTCCTCTTTATCAACCCAAGAAATGTAAGCATGATGAAAAGGCATGCTAAATACCGAATTATGCTAGTCACCCACTTATTTCTTCCTTGTCTCTTTATTTATCTTTAACTGAGAGATAGAGGAGTGGGGTTCTGTGTGCATGGTGGAGGGCAGTCGAAGAATAATTTCAATTGGTTCATTAGTAGGGGGCAATTACACTCTGATTATTGGAGGATACAAGAGCAAAGACCCACGTCCATTTGCTCGCTTGAAACAAAATTAACAGTTATCTACTTGATGTCAATTAGATACTCTAATTTCTTCTTTAGAGTGGAAAGAGAGATATTCATGAAACTCGCAAATAAGTCAGCTATATCATCAAACAATGGAGATATTATGTAAAAAGATTATAATCAAAAGTCTATTTAACACCACACTCAACGACATGGACTCGGTGTTAAAGGAGAATCAAAATAAATACTCCATGCATTAAATAATTCATAACCTTTGCCTCAAGAAGATTTCCAAACTTCTCAAATGCAGCTTTTAGACCTCGATCGGATGTTGACCATGAGAGATTGCCAACAAAGCATCGATACTCAACTTCATCAGACATGTTTCAAACTAATTTTCTACCTAGAAAAATAGAGGGAGAAAGGCAATAATAAAAAAGCTAGTAAACACGCAACATCACCAACAGTTTCCACACGGAGTATTTAGATCTTGAAATTGAGTTGATATAACGGACGGGTTTCATATTATCAAAACCTCAAATGTGATCCGATATCCGAATACAACAGTATTTTCTTCATAAGCAAATGTTCgcaacaaataaaaaacaagtcATCGAGTGTTCGGTTCACATGTATCATGAATGATGTTGCTGCAAAATCTTCATTCCAGGGACTCACTATCTActcaaatttctcaacaagAATACATAACCTTCTAAAATCTCCACCCAAAGTTCACACATCTTTTCAATGAAAGTACTTTTATTTTCAAGAGCCTTACAGATTAAACATCCCAAACGCAAAAGATcagaaaaattttctcatgccATGACACAATACAGCTGCAACTCAACTACATGATTTTTTCGTACCTCCGTAGAATTCAGATTTCTTATCATAATCCTCCAAACATAAATGGAAGCGCAATAGTTTCCAAAACAAGGGATTCGATTAAACAAACATCGTGACAACACAAAAATCGATTAACACAAGCTAATTACAAatcaatcagataaataaaactGAAAACAGATCTAGTAAACCTAATAACAACCACGCAACACATGTATTTAGAAAActccaaaaaaaattaagaaattgaTCGTACCTGCAGCACAGAGTGAACGAGAGGAGAAAAACTGAGGAAAAATCTCGCGGGATTGTGAAAAAGAAGCGAAGCGAAGCTCCGTCCAACTTTTGATTAGGTAAAGTGGGATTGGAATCGCAACTTTATGACGACGAATCAAGTTCTCCTCTAAAGCATCTGGATCGCTGATATCGTAGATGATTATTTTCAGCCGTTGGATTGAAAAGTTTACGTTTAATtacttatttttcttttttaagtGAAGATATCATCCCAAAATTACACAATGTTTCTTTTGCGtgtatataaaattatattttttaaaaatgaaatgtatattatttttaaaatcttaataTGATGTAATTTTTTAGACAATCATGCACTTTATTTTAAAGAGCAAATACTAtgaactataaaaaaaattggaagtTAATTAGTGGGTATGTTAGTGGGTATACACGTGTTTGTGTGAATTTAGAAGTGGACATGTGGAATTTTATGACTAATTTAGGTATGTgtattaaatgttttttttttttagttagcCATGCATGTAATTATAATTTGGGAAGAAGAACAATTTtgtcagaacacttgaaaatatcAAAAGTAGTTAGTATAAACTGTTCTTGTTTTATTAATACTAGCAAAAAATGCACACGCTTTGCGTGTGTAAAAGAtaagttttttatatttttttaaaagtaaaacATGGAGGAGTGGAAGAGATTTAGTGGGTAATTGATAAGAAAGGGTAAttgtgaaataaataattttggtGTGCTCAAGGTAGTTATTCTAGTGTGctcaacttttatataatagtatagattattaataataatagatatatcattattattattattattattataattttaacaaaCCAAAATATTGTGGTACGTTAATCGTTATACATCTGTATTTTCTATATTTCTTAGCCTATACTATATTATCTATACTAACTAATTTTCAATTAATCAGTCTtaattaattttacaaaaaaatattctcaaatccTCGTATTTTTAACCGTTTCTCAAACTTATTTTCAACAATACCActttatttattcattattgtttatcatattttatctacgtTTTACAATTTTTTAATTACTAAACATTTTGTTTGTTGATTAAAAAAACTTTAATTTGTTTGTTAgtctaaaattttgaatatttaattcataataatataaaataacatgaaaattaattaacataaaaaattatgtatgaaattttttttacttatatGCATGCAAAAAACGCTAGtatattattaaaattgataattttAATAGTGTCATGAGTTTAGGGGTGAGAAAAAATACCAAATTTTTGGTATACTGAAGTTACCATACcaaaaaaatatcgaattttcggtataccaaaaatttcgaTACGATATGGTAacgatataaaatttaaaatttttggtataTACCGATATACCGAAATATCGaaacaatataaaaaaattaaaaatatatcatttttataaacaataaatttctaataaaaatatatgttttttgggTATAAAACTGtatataccgataccgtaccgaaatttcgaTATGATCGGTATACTATTTATATGCATTGAAAATTTCGATATACCGATTTTTGGTATAGTGAGAGTTTTGTTACAGTATATGTATAACATTTTCTTATACAGTAATTTTCGATATGATATACGATATAAGC
It encodes:
- the LOC140887530 gene encoding glycine-rich RNA-binding protein RZ1A-like, producing the protein MSDEVEYRCFVGNLSWSTSDRGLKAAFEKFGNLLEAKVVIDKDTGRSRGFGFVTFDEKQALEKAIEAMNGIDLDGRNITVDRSSSNQGSGRDYDDNRSRDRNRGRDHDRGREFGRGRGGGGGGGGGGGECFKCGKPGHFARECPSDGTSGGRYGGRDDRYGGSGGSRGGSRYGPDRNGDRFSSRNRDNGGHGGSDRYGRDRAGPYDRRGAGGH